A genomic window from Natrinema sp. HArc-T2 includes:
- a CDS encoding helix-turn-helix domain-containing protein, producing the protein MGFIAEVHLVHDDLPLVPTIAQYPGVTFSYEYGTTVDERRIRFISVSGDTDASLEAAMAADRTVSNPTRIATFDGRTIYRVVVDTPLELLPARCAEHGVFAFTLTSGEGGWIARVYLPDRDALAAFRSHYRDHGVSFRVNQLYDSSVSDERTYFLTDRQYEVLTTAYDADYFEVPRGVTQDDLADRLEVSDSAVSQRLRRAISELIAATVENGRAPDRHR; encoded by the coding sequence ATGGGATTTATTGCAGAAGTCCACCTCGTTCACGACGACCTTCCGCTGGTCCCGACGATAGCGCAGTATCCCGGCGTGACGTTCAGCTACGAGTACGGGACGACGGTCGACGAGCGACGCATCAGGTTCATCTCGGTCTCCGGCGACACCGACGCGTCGCTCGAGGCAGCGATGGCTGCCGATCGGACGGTCTCGAATCCGACCCGCATCGCCACGTTCGACGGCCGCACGATCTACCGCGTCGTCGTCGACACGCCCCTCGAGCTCCTCCCCGCTCGCTGTGCCGAGCACGGGGTGTTCGCGTTCACGCTCACGAGCGGCGAGGGTGGCTGGATCGCGCGGGTCTATCTTCCCGATCGCGACGCGTTGGCGGCGTTTCGATCCCATTACCGCGATCACGGCGTCTCGTTTCGCGTGAACCAATTGTATGACTCGTCAGTGTCCGACGAGCGGACGTACTTCTTGACCGACCGCCAGTACGAGGTCCTCACGACGGCGTACGATGCCGACTACTTCGAGGTGCCACGCGGCGTCACGCAGGACGACCTCGCCGATCGACTCGAGGTTTCGGATTCCGCGGTCTCACAGCGGCTTCGGCGCGCCATCTCCGAACTGATCGCCGCGACGGTCGAAAACGGGCGCGCGCCCGATCGCCATCGATGA